ttttaatataaGTCCAGACAATAACCAAAAAAGACAAACCGcttagaaaaaatgtaataaataagccataagtgttatttacagtagtgtcagcacaggataaaagaaataaagatgCATTGCTACAGTAAGCATTCACTATCTGTGATCTGCATCTCGGAAGTCTAAGAGTAAGAGCAAAGaggattattattaaaacgaaTGCCCCTCCCCAGGCAAGGGAGCAGAGCTTCACCAAAGTACTAGTTGTCATTATGCTGTTGTATCTTAATGGGTCACAAATTGCAATGTATCTGTCATAAGCCATTGCAGTCAATATCAGTTGAACTGCTGAACCGTAGAAATGAATGCAGAAAGCCTGAATGACACAAGCTGCATATGAGATGTATCTAACCTCTGTGAGGAAGTCTGCCATTAATCTAGGCATTACCGCTGTGCTTCCAATCAAATCACAAACAGACATATTACAGATCATGAGATACATTGGCTCGTGTAGTGTCTTTcgaaaaacaataacagaaaaaactgtaacatttccaataaaaacaacCAGATATACTGCCAATGTTAACAGAAAAAGAGGGTGAGCAGCTTCAGGAGACACAATGAAGCCCTCTAAACTTAACATGGAAGAGTCAGCGATGGTGGTGTTCATCTTGTCCATAAGAGCTATTTGTAGTCAggataaagaaaggaaaaatgttattgcagtttttatCTTACAGAGCAGTAGTCCCAATTAATCCTGTTTTTGTACATCTACGTTATTGTAATTAGGTTGGTTGAACTATGAAAGTTTTACCGGCAAGTAATGCTTTACTGTTACATACGACTATGCAAACAATGTTATCATGATGTGTCTTGAAAAATGAATTTAGTACATGAGATTGTGACCCATTTATAAATTGTCATGGGAatagtaaatgtatttgttactttGGATACATGATTCAACCATACATAGATTTTATTCATTGTCTTGTATTTTCTTATTGGTCCACTTCAGAGCCTTcacaaataaaaagtacaaacacCTACCTTCCTTTCTTTACAATCACTCCTGTTCATTGCAAATATCTTGCAGGCAGCACTTTGAAAAATACAGCTTGTTCATTTTGTTGATTTTTATAGAATTAGAATCAAACAACTTAATTACTTAGTTCATTAAATAGTTCATTAAAGactaaactctttgaaaatatgacccatcACTTCTCAACACTTTATTACTCTGTATTACCCTTTACCTTGGCATAAATGTAAGTTTCCTTCATACACAGAGATTTAACTACAGAATAAATAGTAAGCATGCAGAATCCTTGAAAACAGATATGCCATGCCCTGCTTTTTTAGTCAGCTACGTAAGCCTACGTACAGCCTACTATGCCTCAGTGTTTCCTTTTGtcttaataatttaataataataataataataataataataataataataataataataataataataatcccagtgGGCACACGACGTTATACTGAAGttgtgtattggttgtattgGAGTCGCAACGTCGGGCAaccaaaattaaaccaaaaaaaaaacgacgGAAGCTtccaattataaaatacaaaatatgcacgaGAGCACGAGAATGTCAACAAGACGCTCGAGCGAAATCACAGAAGGAAGCGCCTTGGTGAGAGACAGAGCCGTGTTATTTACATCCGTTACATCGACAAACAACGAGAGTCACACAGAAACAGACCCTTCCACATTTCAAGGTAAGGAAATTGAATTGATAAATATAACCTTAACTTGGAAACTGCAAATGTTAAAATTATTTAAGTTTACAGTGTTAAATGAGGACAATGAACTAAACTTCATTAATCTGCCACTAATGtcaattgtttgattgtttattgatgtatttctttattctttACATAAATCTTAAAATTCCTATGCAAACTGTGGGGAATATAATTTATGCTTAATACATATGAGCccaattttaaatgtacattctaATTGTAGTTTATGTGGCTGGACAACATGATGTATTTAGTGtgatataaaacaaatcagtttccaaactatcaataataataataataataataataataataataataataataataataataataatattttttaggtCAGATTCTGACCTAATCACAACGTTATGATTCTGAGGTCTTTATAACATTCAGATTGCGACGTTGATACAACGTTGTGGTTCAGACGTCAGAAAAACTTCCATATACAACCTCATTCTGACCAATATCCAATACAATACGACGTCACTGCAACCAACTTTGCCCactgggttattattattattattattattattattattattattattattattattaataaaaacttatttcttttgaataaaaacttatttctt
The Polyodon spathula isolate WHYD16114869_AA chromosome 9, ASM1765450v1, whole genome shotgun sequence genome window above contains:
- the LOC121321284 gene encoding olfactory receptor 4Q2-like, translating into MDKMNTTIADSSMLSLEGFIVSPEAAHPLFLLTLAVYLVVFIGNVTVFSVIVFRKTLHEPMYLMICNMSVCDLIGSTAVMPRLMADFLTEVRYISYAACVIQAFCIHFYGSAVQLILTAMAYDRYIAICDPLRYNSIMTTSTLVKLCSLAWGGAFVLIIILFALTLRLPRCRSQIVNAYCSNASLFLLSCADTTVNNTYGLFITFFLSGLSFLVIVWTYIKILMTCLYRRQSKSKAIHTCATHLTVYIIFEFTMLFSIIVQRFQNVSPNARKMIGVLSTTLPPCVNPIIYGIHTKEIRSNVLKWFKNTILPNQ